The following are from one region of the Capsicum annuum cultivar UCD-10X-F1 chromosome 1, UCD10Xv1.1, whole genome shotgun sequence genome:
- the LOC107863744 gene encoding oligopeptide transporter 7: protein MVESSAEIKTPLLSNLDHHGNIASSSESKVNYVEEIEEENSPVEQVAVTVPITDDPSLPVLTFRMWFLGTLSCALLSFLNQFFWYRTEPLTITAISAQIAVVPLGQLMAAKITKRVFFQGSKWEFTLNPGPFNVKEHVLITIFANSGAGTVYAIHIVTAVKVFYKKDITFFVSLIVVITTQVLGFGWAGIFRKYLVEPAAMWWPSNLVQVSLFRALHEKEERPKGGLTRTQFFVVAFICSFAYYVFPGYLFSMLTSLSWICWIFPKSVLAQQLGSGLKGLGIGAIGLDWSSVSSYLGSPLASPWFATANVAAGFIFVMYVVTPICYWLDLFKAKTFPIFSSGMFTSTGQVYNISSIVDSNFHLDIDAYERQGHLYLSTFFVMTYGVGFAALSATVMHVLLFHGREIWEQSKSSFQDKKMDIHTKLMSKYNEVPEWWFWCILVANITLTVFACEYYNEQLQLPWWGVILACVIAIFFTLPIGIITAITNQTPGLNVITEYIIGYLYPGYPVANMCFKVYGYISMNQAITFLQDFKLGHYMKIPPRTMFMAQIVGTLIAGFVYLGTAWWLMESIPDICNKTLSNTVWTCPSDRVFYDASVIWGLIAPRRIFGDLGLYGMVNWFFLFGAIAPVLVWLAARAFPKQEWIKLINMPVLIGATGMMPPATAVNYTTWIIVGFLSGFVVYRYRPDWWQRHNYVLSGALDAGLAFMAVLIYLCLGLENVTVNWWGNDLDGCPYASCPTARGIFKEGCPVVY, encoded by the exons ATGGTAGAATCTTCAGCTGAAATCAAGACTCCTCTTT TATCCAATCTTGATCATCATGGCAATATTGCATCAAGTTCAGAATCGAAAGTCAACTATGTAGAAgagatagaagaagaaaattcacCTGTTGAACAAGTGGCTGTTACAGTTCCAATAACAGATGATCCTTCCTTACCAGTTCTCACATTTCGAATGTGGTTTTTAGGGACACTTTCATGTgctcttttatcatttttgaaccAATTTTTTTGGTACAGAACTGAGCCATTAACAATTACAGCAATTTCAGCTCAAATTGCTGTGGTTCCTTTGGGTCAACTCATGGCTGCAAAGATAACAAAGAGGGTATTCTTTCAAGGTTCTAAATGGGAATTCACTTTGAATCCAGGACCTTTTAATGTCAAAGAACATGTTCTCATCACCATTTTTGCAAACTCTGGTGCTGGCACTGTTTATGCAATTCATATTGTCACTGCTGTGAAAGTCTTCTACAAGAAAGACATTACTTTCTTTGTTTCTCTTATCGTCGTTATCACAACACAG GTGCTGGGATTTGGATGGGCAGGAATTTTCAGAAAGTACTTGGTTGAACCAGCAGCCATGTGGTGGCCTTCCAATCTTGTTCAAGTTTCATTATTCAG GGCTTTACACGAGAAAGAAGAACGTCCAAAGGGAGGGCTAACGCGTACTCAGTTCTTCGTAGTAGCCTTCATCTGCAGTTTCGCGTACTATGTTTTCCCAGGCTATCTCTTCTCAATGTTGACATCTTTGTCATGGATATGTTGGATCTTTCCCAAATCAGTGCTAGCCCAGCAACTCGGTTCGGGTCTAAAGGGGCTTGGCATTGGAGCTATAGGACTTGACTGGTCCTCAGTTTCGTCTTACCTTGGAAGCCCATTAGCTAGCCCGTGGTTTGCTACAGCTAATGTTGCTGCTGGATTCATATTTGTTATGTATGTTGTGACTCCAATATGTTACTGGCTAGATTTATTCAAAGCCAAAACATTCCCTATTTTCTCTTCTGGGATGTTCACTTCGACTGGCCAAGTTTACAATATATCAAGTATCGTTGACTCTAATTTCCATCTCGACATTGATGCATACGAGCGACAAGGACATCTTTATCTTAGTACTTTTTTCGTGATGACTTATGGAGTTGGCTTCGCTGCTCTCAGTGCTACTGTCATGCACGTTCTCTTATTTCACGGAAG GGAGATATGGGAGCAGAGCAAATCAAGCTTCCAAGATAAGAAAATGGACATACACACTAAACTAATGAGCAAGTATAACGAAGTACCTGAGTGGTGGTTTTGGTGCATTCTTGTCGCAAACATTACACTCACTGTATTTGCCTGTGAATATTACAACGAGCAACTTCAGTTACCTTGGTGGGGAGTTATTCTAGCTTGTGTCATTGCCATTTTCTTTACCCTTCCTATAGGAATCATCACCGCCATTACCAACCAG ACACCAGGGTTGAATGTTATTACGGAATATATCATAGGATATCTTTATCCAGGATATCCGGTCGCTAACATGTGCTTCAAGGTTTATGGTTACATTAGTATGAACCAAGCTATAACTTTCCTCCAAGATTTCAAGCTCGGCCATTACATGAAAATTCCTCCAAGAACAATGTTTATGGCTCAG ATTGTAGGGACTCTAATAGCAGGGTTCGTGTATTTGGGAACAGCGTGGTGGTTAATGGAATCGATTCCAGACATATGCAACAAAACATTGTCCAACACTGTGTGGACTTGTCCTTCGGATCGTGTGTTCTATGATGCATCAGTGATTTGGGGTTTGATTGCACCAAGAAGGATTTTCGGAGATTTAGGACTTTACGGGATGGTTAACTGGTTCTTCTTATTTGGCGCGATAGCGCCAGTACTTGTGTGGTTAGCAGCGAGGGCTTTCCCTAAGCAAGAATGGATCAAACTCATCAACATGCCAGTTTTAATAGGAGCCACAGGGATGATGCCACCTGCCACGGCTGTGAACTACACGACCTGGATCATCGTAGGGTTCTTGTCGGGCTTTGTTGTTTATCGATATAGGCCAGATTGGTGGCAGCGTCATAACTACGTTCTTTCGGGTGCACTTGATGCTGGTTTGGCATTTATGGCAGTTCTTATTTATTTGTGCTTGGGCTTGGAGAACGTAACAGTTAACTGGTGGGGAAATGATCTCGATGGATGTCCTTATGCTTCATGTCCAACAGCTAGAGGGATTTTTAAAGAGGGTTGCCCTGTTGTTTATTAA